One genomic window of Eggerthella timonensis includes the following:
- the aroB gene encoding 3-dehydroquinate synthase: MPATKVIVNIPGEEAYDVRIGGGVLANLGAHLRRIPALSETERALLITDENVAPLYRADAKEALVQAGFRVSDIAVPAGEGSKSIEVAGEIWEAMAELALGRDCAVVALGGGVVGDLAGFVAASYMRGVPVVQVPTTLLSMVDSSVGGKTGVNLAAGKNLVGAFKQPSYVCADTATLATLDEREWACGCAEIAKSALIDSDEFFFWLVDAAGALAARDDVVVEEAIARSVVFKADVVAADKSESKGVRECLNYGHTLGHAVESLAGYGTFSHGAAVAEGMRFAARMAVSLVDAPLDLVETQDSLLDELGLPALDWSAEPEAMLEAMKRDKKARHGQVRFVLPRDVGSWQLADVDDDIILEHLAAWRRSKG, from the coding sequence GTGCCTGCAACGAAAGTAATCGTCAACATCCCCGGTGAGGAAGCCTACGACGTGCGCATCGGCGGCGGCGTGCTGGCGAATTTGGGCGCGCATCTGCGCCGGATTCCCGCGCTTTCCGAAACCGAGCGCGCGCTTCTCATCACCGACGAGAACGTGGCGCCGCTCTACCGCGCGGACGCGAAGGAAGCGCTCGTGCAAGCGGGGTTCCGCGTGAGCGACATCGCCGTGCCCGCGGGCGAGGGGTCGAAGTCCATCGAGGTGGCGGGCGAGATCTGGGAAGCCATGGCCGAGCTTGCGCTCGGGCGCGATTGCGCGGTGGTGGCGCTCGGCGGCGGCGTGGTGGGCGATCTCGCCGGGTTCGTGGCCGCGTCCTACATGCGCGGCGTGCCGGTGGTGCAGGTGCCCACGACGCTGCTGTCGATGGTGGACTCGTCGGTGGGCGGCAAGACCGGCGTCAACCTGGCGGCCGGCAAGAACCTCGTCGGCGCGTTCAAGCAGCCGTCGTACGTGTGCGCCGACACGGCCACGCTCGCCACGCTCGATGAGCGCGAATGGGCCTGCGGCTGCGCGGAGATCGCGAAGTCGGCCCTCATCGACTCCGACGAGTTCTTCTTCTGGCTCGTCGACGCGGCCGGCGCGCTGGCTGCGCGCGACGACGTGGTGGTCGAAGAGGCCATCGCCCGCTCGGTGGTGTTCAAGGCCGACGTGGTGGCCGCCGACAAGTCCGAGAGCAAGGGCGTGCGCGAGTGCCTGAACTACGGTCACACGTTGGGGCATGCGGTGGAATCGCTGGCGGGGTACGGCACGTTCTCGCACGGCGCGGCGGTGGCCGAGGGCATGCGCTTCGCCGCGCGCATGGCCGTGTCGCTGGTCGATGCGCCGCTCGATTTGGTCGAGACGCAGGATTCCCTGCTCGACGAGCTGGGCCTGCCCGCGCTCGACTGGTCGGCCGAGCCCGAGGCCATGCTGGAAGCGATGAAGCGCGACAAGAAGGCCCGCCACGGCCAGGTGCGCTTCGTGCTGCCGCGCGACGTGGGCTCCTGGCAGCTGGCCGACGTCGACGACGACATCATCCTCGAGCACCTCGCCGCCTGGCGCCGCTCGAAGGGGTAA
- a CDS encoding shikimate kinase: MVGELTRPVFFVGFMGAGKTSVARRLARTCGVASVDMDTYLERREGKRVKEIFAQAGEDGFRAIETDVLRELAGKEPLLVSCGGGVVKRDENRDVLRDAGFVVYLQVTADEAKSRISDTSTRPLFQNLDAARKTSEERLPLYAEVADLTIDTAGKNVATIAREVQNALEKEGVLCLQRK, translated from the coding sequence GTGGTGGGGGAGCTTACGCGCCCCGTGTTCTTCGTGGGGTTCATGGGCGCCGGCAAAACCTCGGTCGCACGTCGTTTGGCGCGCACCTGCGGCGTGGCGTCGGTGGACATGGACACGTACCTCGAGCGTCGCGAGGGCAAGCGCGTGAAGGAGATCTTCGCGCAGGCGGGCGAGGACGGTTTCCGCGCCATCGAAACCGACGTGCTGCGCGAGCTGGCCGGCAAGGAGCCGCTGCTCGTGTCGTGCGGCGGCGGCGTGGTCAAGCGCGACGAGAACCGCGACGTGCTCAGGGATGCCGGGTTCGTCGTGTACCTGCAGGTGACGGCCGACGAGGCGAAATCGCGCATCAGCGACACCTCCACGCGCCCCCTGTTCCAGAACCTCGATGCGGCGCGCAAGACGTCCGAGGAGCGTCTGCCTCTGTACGCCGAGGTAGCCGATCTCACTATCGACACCGCCGGCAAGAACGTGGCAACCATCGCGCGCGAAGTGCAAAACGCGCTTGAGAAGGAGGGCGTCCTGTGCCTGCAACGAAAGTAA
- the aroC gene encoding chorismate synthase, protein MRYLTAGESHGPCLTAIVDGVPAGLKISESQINTDLARRQSGYGRGGRQRIERDTVEVVSGVRFGRTLGTPIALVVRNRDWENWTDRMAAFGDAPSDLTREVTPRPGHADLVGALKTDTSDCRNILERASARETAARVAAAGIAREFLADLGVEVFSYVTSIGGASFDEDDALMNAPDYKPLAIETSEVRCPDEQATEAMKAEIDRAKDAGESLGGTFRVVVTGLVPGVGGYASAGDRLTSRLGAALFSIPAIKGVEFGMGFEAARRPGSEVHDPIALDKQAGFVRTSNNAGGLEGGMTTGMPLIVSAAMKPIPTLMTPLETVNLDTLEVEEASKERSDTCAVPACAVVAESEVAFVLAEAYLEKFGRDNMADIKAAVKAYRQRLRTMAR, encoded by the coding sequence ATGCGATACCTAACAGCAGGCGAGAGCCACGGTCCGTGCCTCACGGCCATCGTCGATGGCGTCCCCGCGGGCCTGAAGATCTCCGAATCGCAGATCAACACCGACCTCGCGCGTCGGCAGTCCGGCTATGGGCGCGGCGGTCGTCAGCGCATCGAGCGCGACACCGTGGAGGTCGTCTCCGGCGTGCGCTTCGGGCGCACGCTGGGAACCCCCATCGCGCTCGTGGTGCGCAACCGCGATTGGGAGAACTGGACCGACCGCATGGCCGCGTTCGGCGACGCTCCCTCCGACCTCACGCGGGAGGTCACGCCGCGCCCCGGCCACGCCGACCTCGTGGGCGCGCTCAAAACCGACACGTCCGACTGCCGCAACATCCTCGAGCGCGCGAGCGCCCGCGAGACGGCGGCACGCGTGGCGGCGGCCGGCATCGCGCGCGAGTTCTTGGCCGACCTGGGCGTGGAAGTGTTCTCGTACGTCACGTCCATCGGCGGCGCTTCCTTCGACGAGGACGACGCGCTCATGAACGCCCCCGACTACAAGCCGCTCGCCATCGAGACGAGCGAGGTGCGCTGCCCTGACGAGCAGGCCACGGAGGCCATGAAAGCCGAGATCGACCGCGCGAAAGATGCGGGCGAGAGCCTGGGAGGCACGTTCCGCGTCGTGGTCACGGGCCTCGTGCCCGGCGTGGGCGGCTACGCCTCGGCGGGCGACCGTTTGACCTCGCGCTTGGGCGCGGCGCTGTTCTCCATCCCCGCCATCAAGGGCGTTGAGTTCGGCATGGGCTTCGAAGCGGCGCGCCGCCCGGGCTCGGAGGTGCACGACCCCATAGCGCTCGACAAGCAAGCCGGCTTCGTGCGCACGTCGAACAACGCGGGCGGCCTCGAAGGCGGCATGACCACGGGCATGCCCCTCATCGTGTCCGCGGCCATGAAGCCCATTCCCACGCTCATGACGCCGCTCGAGACGGTGAACCTCGACACGCTCGAGGTGGAGGAGGCGTCCAAGGAGCGCAGCGACACGTGCGCCGTGCCCGCCTGCGCCGTGGTTGCCGAGAGCGAGGTGGCGTTCGTGCTGGCCGAGGCGTACCTCGAGAAGTTCGGGCGCGACAACATGGCCGACATCAAGGCGGCCGTGAAAGCCTACCGCCAGCGGCTCAGGACGATGGCGCGATGA
- a CDS encoding shikimate dehydrogenase family protein, with amino-acid sequence MTEHLYLLGHPIAHSLSPAMYNAVYERLGLPWRYDLADCATEDEARSFLDARDFLSINITTPYKPLAYQAATAKAATAKLAQGANVLVKKGGALIGFNTDGQGCVAYLERTGFSFAGKRVAVCGTGPTALSILHACSIAGADVAMLVGRDKERSRKVLEGYVERFGLLANATVDLPPAQAHHRSFRAAYERTTFKFGSYTTSTKALAAADLVVNATPLGMNEDDGAPFDTALLRAGQAVFDAVYGHGETALVRAAREAGCTVHDGAGMLVAQAVATVHAVCDLAEADVALADDELFALMAEAAGFDL; translated from the coding sequence ATGACGGAGCACCTCTACCTGCTGGGCCATCCCATCGCGCACTCGCTGTCTCCGGCGATGTACAACGCCGTGTACGAGCGTCTCGGGTTGCCGTGGCGCTACGATTTGGCCGATTGCGCAACCGAGGACGAAGCGCGGTCGTTCCTCGATGCGCGCGACTTCCTATCCATCAACATCACCACGCCCTACAAGCCGCTCGCGTATCAGGCGGCCACGGCGAAAGCCGCTACCGCGAAGCTCGCCCAGGGAGCGAATGTGCTGGTGAAGAAGGGCGGCGCGCTCATCGGCTTCAACACCGACGGCCAGGGGTGCGTGGCCTACCTGGAGCGCACGGGCTTCAGCTTCGCGGGCAAGCGCGTTGCCGTGTGCGGCACGGGCCCCACGGCGCTGTCCATCCTGCATGCGTGTTCCATCGCGGGCGCCGACGTGGCCATGCTCGTCGGTCGCGATAAGGAGCGTTCGCGCAAGGTGCTCGAAGGCTACGTCGAGCGGTTCGGCCTGCTGGCGAACGCCACAGTGGATCTGCCACCCGCGCAGGCGCACCATCGCAGCTTCCGTGCGGCCTACGAGCGCACCACGTTCAAATTCGGAAGCTACACCACGTCCACGAAGGCCCTGGCAGCGGCCGATCTCGTGGTGAACGCGACGCCGCTCGGCATGAACGAGGACGACGGCGCGCCGTTCGACACCGCGCTTTTGCGCGCAGGGCAGGCCGTGTTCGACGCGGTGTATGGCCACGGCGAGACGGCGCTCGTGCGCGCCGCGCGCGAAGCGGGATGCACGGTGCACGACGGCGCCGGCATGCTGGTGGCGCAGGCGGTGGCCACGGTCCATGCCGTGTGCGATCTCGCCGAAGCGGATGTCGCCCTCGCCGATGACGAGCTGTTCGCCCTCATGGCCGAAGCCGCAGGGTTCGACCTGTAG
- a CDS encoding YqeG family HAD IIIA-type phosphatase, whose product MAFLEPDRYFARISRIDIDRDLLALGYRNVLLDVDNTILTRDTHEVPRDVGFWLARARDAGISFCLVSNNWHEGVYHLANRLSLPIVAKAVKPLPPAFLMALGKLGAKRAETVVVGDQLVTDVMGAHFLGMKAYLLAPLVEQDLPHTLLLRNFERAVMGERKPEGATTASNAVPCEEGEGASLSASDLNERAEGSS is encoded by the coding sequence ATGGCCTTCCTCGAACCCGACCGCTACTTCGCGCGCATCTCGCGCATCGACATCGACCGCGACCTGCTGGCGCTGGGCTATCGCAACGTGCTCTTGGACGTGGACAACACCATTCTCACGCGTGACACCCATGAGGTGCCTCGCGACGTGGGATTCTGGCTGGCGAGGGCGCGCGATGCGGGCATCTCGTTCTGCCTCGTGTCCAACAACTGGCACGAAGGCGTGTACCACCTGGCGAACCGCCTGTCGCTGCCCATCGTGGCGAAGGCCGTCAAGCCGCTGCCGCCTGCGTTCCTCATGGCGCTCGGCAAGCTGGGCGCGAAGCGCGCCGAGACGGTGGTGGTGGGGGATCAGCTGGTCACCGACGTCATGGGCGCGCACTTCCTCGGCATGAAGGCGTACCTGCTGGCGCCGCTCGTGGAGCAGGACCTGCCCCACACGCTGCTGCTGCGCAATTTCGAGCGCGCCGTCATGGGCGAGCGGAAGCCGGAAGGAGCCACCACGGCGTCGAATGCGGTTCCCTGCGAGGAAGGCGAAGGCGCATCTCTCAGCGCATCGGATTTGAACGAGCGAGCGGAAGGATCATCATGA
- the mltG gene encoding endolytic transglycosylase MltG encodes MPQHRKQVTYSQRPNHAARSVHARGERQFRTYDTSYIRPKKSKGPAIFAAILAVVVLGGLAWGALTLFNSCSAQPVELLAEGQEATIVVAEGAGAKAIGEDLQEARLVTSASDFTKRVNELGVDSQLKPGTYTFAGGITLDQIINELQAGPASNALTIPEGSTLAATAQSVASFTENRITADAFTAAASDASVYAADYAFLADAGTNSLEGFLFPKTYEIGEDATAESVVRMMLDQFQTETASLDWSYPQSQGLTIYDAVNLASIVERESSGDEQIRAQVASVFYNRLNNFGDPNYGFLQSDATTAYELGKDPEPADLENNTPFNTYLNQGLPPTPICSPGLDCLKAVCSPAQTNYYFFYFAKDESGAMQYYFSETYEEHQQTFS; translated from the coding sequence ATGCCCCAGCACAGGAAGCAAGTCACCTATTCCCAGCGTCCGAACCACGCAGCGCGCTCGGTTCACGCTCGCGGTGAGCGTCAGTTCCGCACGTACGATACCAGCTATATCCGCCCCAAGAAGAGCAAGGGGCCGGCCATCTTCGCGGCCATCCTGGCCGTCGTCGTGCTTGGCGGCCTGGCGTGGGGCGCGCTCACCCTGTTCAACAGCTGCTCCGCGCAGCCGGTCGAGCTTCTGGCCGAGGGCCAGGAAGCCACCATCGTGGTGGCCGAAGGCGCCGGCGCCAAGGCCATCGGCGAGGACTTGCAGGAGGCCCGCCTGGTAACCAGCGCATCCGACTTCACGAAGCGCGTGAACGAGCTGGGCGTCGACTCCCAGCTCAAGCCCGGCACCTACACGTTCGCCGGCGGCATCACGCTCGATCAGATCATCAACGAGCTGCAAGCCGGCCCCGCGTCGAACGCGCTCACCATCCCCGAGGGCAGCACGCTCGCGGCTACCGCCCAGAGCGTCGCGAGCTTCACCGAGAACCGCATCACGGCCGACGCGTTCACCGCCGCCGCGTCCGACGCCAGCGTGTACGCGGCCGACTATGCGTTCTTGGCCGACGCGGGCACGAACAGCCTCGAGGGCTTCCTGTTCCCGAAGACGTACGAGATCGGCGAGGACGCCACGGCCGAGTCGGTCGTGCGCATGATGCTCGACCAGTTCCAGACCGAGACTGCGAGCCTCGACTGGTCCTACCCGCAGAGCCAGGGCCTCACCATCTACGACGCGGTGAACCTCGCCTCCATCGTGGAGCGCGAGTCGTCGGGCGACGAGCAGATCCGCGCCCAGGTGGCCTCCGTGTTCTACAACCGCCTGAACAACTTCGGCGATCCGAACTACGGCTTCCTGCAAAGCGACGCGACCACGGCCTACGAGCTGGGCAAAGATCCCGAGCCTGCCGACCTTGAGAACAATACGCCGTTCAACACGTACCTGAACCAGGGTTTGCCGCCCACGCCCATCTGCTCGCCGGGCCTCGACTGCCTCAAAGCCGTGTGCAGCCCTGCGCAGACGAACTACTACTTCTTCTACTTCGCTAAGGACGAGAGCGGCGCGATGCAGTACTACTTCAGCGAGACGTACGAAGAGCATCAGCAGACGTTCTCGTAG
- the ruvX gene encoding Holliday junction resolvase RuvX yields the protein MRIMALDIGETRVGVAVSDPGERVASPVVVLPSAEVLSCAKPFQRVLEDWEPELLLCGLPYTMAGEEGPQAVRIRAAAKTISDACGIPYEFADERLSSQEAKRSLREKGLNERAMRGKIDMIAASLFLQAWLDARREAW from the coding sequence ATGCGAATCATGGCGTTGGACATCGGAGAAACGCGCGTGGGGGTTGCGGTGAGCGACCCCGGGGAGCGCGTTGCGTCGCCGGTGGTGGTGCTTCCTTCTGCCGAGGTGCTTTCGTGCGCGAAGCCGTTTCAGCGCGTGCTCGAGGATTGGGAGCCGGAATTGCTGCTGTGCGGGCTTCCCTACACGATGGCGGGCGAGGAGGGGCCGCAGGCCGTGCGCATACGAGCTGCGGCGAAGACCATCTCCGATGCGTGCGGCATCCCCTACGAGTTCGCCGACGAGCGCCTGAGCTCGCAGGAAGCCAAACGGAGTTTGCGTGAAAAGGGCCTGAACGAGCGGGCCATGCGGGGCAAAATAGATATGATAGCCGCGAGTTTGTTTTTGCAGGCGTGGCTTGATGCGCGCCGCGAGGCTTGGTGA
- the alaS gene encoding alanine--tRNA ligase: MKYMTSAEIREKYLSFFEEKGCKRWPSSSLIPDDPSLLLTSAGMVQFKPYFLQQKHLEAPYIGTTTVQKCVRTNDIDIIGTTGRHQSFFEMLGNFSFGEYFKEEMCAWAYEFSTEVLGLPAERLYFTVYLDDDETIEIWKKLGVPDDHISRLGEEDNFWRAGPTGPCGPCSEIYFDQGESFGCGSPDCAPGCDCDRFLEYWNLVFTQYDGQEDGSFVPLPKKNIDTGMGLERIAAILQGVQSNYETDVLRSLVAVGERLSGAVYGSDPATDLSLRIMADHSRAVAFMIADGILPSNEGRGYVLRRLLRRAVMKGHLLGLDKPFLNEYVDEIVNLMGHVYPEIVENRELMRRVILSEEERFGANLRQGRAFLDEALAELEGVVLPGDRAFTLHDTYGFPVEVTRELCDERGIEVDMEGFGRCMDEQRERARAANTKDAEAAWSTYGGVMNEILEAVGPTEFLGYAKNDADARVLALVKDGQQVDALEAGDEGRIVLDATPFYAEKGGQIGDTGAMTKDDAAVRVLDTKEPEKGLIAHTVQVENGRVSVGDTVHAAIDVPRRERIRRNHTATHILHWALREVLGDHVKQAGSYVAHSRLRFDFTHFEAMTAEQIAEVERLANEKIMENHPVRAYETSLASAREAGVMALFGEKYGEFVRVLDIEGFSQELCGGTHVSATSEIGFVKITSETSVGANLRRVEAVTSFDALAYMNRVEAELKEAAEELRVPLFDVSERTGANVKQLKELQTKMKRNRHTIADDGITALLESAVDAKAGYPVVFGRLPEADAGQMRNAWDVLRARLGKPGAAVLATEKEGKPTLLAAGTPEAVEAGFDAGAIIKAISPNIKGGGGGKAAMAQAGGKDASGIDAALQAARELLL, encoded by the coding sequence ATGAAGTACATGACCAGCGCGGAGATCCGCGAGAAGTACCTGAGCTTTTTCGAGGAGAAGGGCTGCAAGCGCTGGCCTTCGTCCTCGCTCATCCCCGACGATCCGTCGCTTTTGCTGACGAGCGCCGGCATGGTGCAGTTCAAGCCCTACTTCCTGCAGCAGAAGCACCTCGAGGCCCCCTACATCGGCACGACCACGGTTCAGAAGTGCGTGCGCACGAACGACATCGACATCATCGGCACCACGGGCCGTCACCAGAGCTTCTTCGAGATGCTGGGCAACTTCAGCTTCGGCGAGTACTTCAAGGAGGAGATGTGCGCGTGGGCGTACGAGTTCTCCACCGAGGTGCTGGGTCTGCCGGCCGAGCGCCTGTACTTCACCGTGTACCTCGACGATGACGAGACCATCGAGATCTGGAAGAAGCTCGGCGTGCCCGACGACCACATCTCGCGTCTCGGCGAGGAGGACAACTTCTGGCGCGCCGGGCCCACCGGCCCGTGCGGCCCGTGCTCGGAGATCTACTTCGACCAGGGCGAGAGCTTCGGCTGCGGCAGCCCCGACTGCGCGCCGGGCTGCGACTGCGACCGCTTCCTGGAGTACTGGAACCTCGTGTTCACCCAGTACGACGGCCAGGAGGACGGCTCGTTCGTGCCGCTGCCGAAGAAGAACATCGACACCGGCATGGGCCTCGAACGCATCGCCGCCATCCTGCAGGGCGTCCAGTCCAACTATGAGACCGATGTGCTGCGCAGCCTCGTGGCGGTGGGCGAGCGCCTGAGCGGCGCCGTGTACGGCAGCGACCCGGCCACCGATCTCAGCTTGCGCATCATGGCCGATCACAGCCGCGCCGTGGCGTTCATGATCGCCGACGGCATCCTGCCGTCCAACGAAGGCCGCGGCTACGTGCTGCGCCGTCTGCTGCGCCGCGCCGTGATGAAGGGCCACCTGCTGGGCCTCGACAAGCCGTTCCTCAACGAGTACGTTGACGAGATCGTGAACCTCATGGGCCACGTGTACCCCGAGATCGTGGAGAACCGCGAGCTCATGCGCCGCGTCATCCTGTCCGAGGAGGAGCGCTTCGGCGCGAACCTGCGCCAGGGCCGCGCCTTCCTCGACGAGGCGCTGGCCGAGCTCGAGGGCGTCGTGCTGCCGGGCGACCGCGCCTTCACGCTGCACGACACGTACGGCTTTCCCGTGGAAGTCACGCGCGAGCTGTGCGACGAGCGCGGCATCGAGGTGGACATGGAGGGTTTCGGCCGCTGCATGGACGAGCAGCGCGAGCGCGCCCGCGCGGCCAACACGAAGGATGCCGAGGCGGCCTGGTCCACGTACGGCGGCGTGATGAACGAGATCCTCGAGGCCGTGGGCCCCACCGAGTTCCTCGGCTACGCGAAGAACGACGCCGATGCGCGCGTGCTGGCGCTTGTGAAGGACGGCCAGCAGGTCGACGCGCTGGAGGCCGGCGACGAGGGCCGCATCGTGCTGGACGCCACGCCGTTCTACGCCGAGAAGGGCGGCCAGATCGGCGACACGGGCGCCATGACGAAGGACGACGCCGCCGTGCGCGTGCTGGACACGAAAGAACCCGAGAAGGGCCTGATCGCCCATACCGTGCAGGTGGAGAACGGGCGCGTGAGCGTGGGCGACACTGTGCACGCCGCCATCGACGTGCCGCGCCGCGAGCGCATCCGCCGCAACCACACGGCCACGCACATCCTGCATTGGGCGCTGCGCGAGGTGCTGGGCGACCACGTGAAGCAGGCCGGCAGCTACGTCGCCCACAGCCGTCTGCGCTTCGACTTCACGCACTTCGAGGCCATGACGGCCGAGCAGATCGCCGAGGTAGAGCGCCTGGCGAACGAGAAGATTATGGAGAACCATCCCGTGCGCGCCTACGAGACGTCGCTCGCGTCGGCGCGTGAAGCCGGCGTCATGGCGCTGTTCGGCGAGAAGTACGGCGAGTTCGTGCGCGTGCTCGACATCGAAGGGTTCTCGCAGGAGCTGTGCGGCGGCACGCATGTGTCGGCCACGAGCGAGATCGGCTTCGTGAAGATCACGTCCGAGACGAGCGTCGGCGCGAACCTGCGCCGCGTGGAGGCGGTGACCAGCTTCGACGCGCTGGCGTACATGAACCGTGTGGAAGCCGAGCTCAAGGAGGCGGCCGAGGAGCTGCGCGTGCCGCTGTTCGACGTGAGCGAGCGCACAGGCGCGAACGTGAAGCAGCTCAAGGAGCTGCAGACGAAGATGAAGCGCAACCGCCATACCATCGCCGACGACGGCATCACCGCGTTGCTGGAGAGCGCCGTTGACGCGAAGGCCGGCTACCCGGTGGTCTTCGGACGCCTGCCCGAGGCCGACGCGGGTCAGATGCGCAACGCGTGGGACGTGCTGCGCGCGCGCCTCGGCAAGCCGGGCGCCGCGGTGCTGGCCACCGAGAAGGAGGGCAAGCCCACGCTGCTGGCCGCCGGCACGCCGGAGGCGGTGGAGGCGGGCTTCGACGCCGGTGCCATCATCAAGGCGATCTCCCCGAACATCAAGGGCGGCGGCGGCGGAAAGGCCGCCATGGCGCAGGCCGGCGGCAAGGACGCCTCGGGCATCGACGCGGCGCTTCAGGCTGCGCGCGAACTGCTGCTGTAG